The following are encoded together in the Balaenoptera acutorostrata chromosome 9, mBalAcu1.1, whole genome shotgun sequence genome:
- the LOC103007249 gene encoding vitamin D 25-hydroxylase isoform X4 produces MIELFSENVELATNAAVFLYNAFPWIGILPFGKHQQLFRNAAVVYDFLSRLIEKASINRKPQLPQHFVDAYLDEMDQGKNDPSSTFSKENLIFSVGELIIAGTETTTNVLRWAILFMALYPNIQGQVQKEIDLIIGPSGTPSWDDKCKMPYTEAVLHEVLRFCNIVPLGIFHATSEDAVVRGYSIPKGTTVITNLYSVHFDEKYWRDPEIFYPDRFLDSNGYFAKKEAFVPFSLGRRHCLGEQLARMEMFLFFTTLLQRFHLHFPNELVPNLKPRLGMTLQPQPYLICAERR; encoded by the exons ATGATTGAGTTATTTAGTGAAAATGTGGAACTAGCCACCAACGCCGCAGTCTTCCTCTATAATGCCTTTCCATGGATTGGCATCTTACCTTTTGGAAAACATCAACAACTGTTTAGAAATGCAGCTGTGGTCTATGACTTTCTCTCCAGGCTTATTGAAAAAGCTTCCATCAACAGAAAACCTCAGTTACCTCAGCATTTTGTTGATGCTTATTTAGATGAGATGGATCAAGGTAAAAATGACCCATCATCtactttctccaaagaaaacctGATTTTCTCTGTGGGTGAACTCATCATTGCTGGAACTGAAACTACAACCAATGTGCTACGGTGGGCAATTCTTTTCATGGCCCTTTATCCTAACATTCAAG GACAAGTTCAGAAAGAGATTGATTTAATTATAGGACCCAGTGGGACACCTTCTTGGGATGACAAATGCAAAATGCCTTATACCGAGGCAGTTTTACATGAAGTTTTAAGATTCTGTAATATAGTGCCGTTAGGGATTTTCCATGCAACCTCTGAGGATGCAGTTGTACGTGGTTATTCCATTCCTAAAGGCACAACAGTAATTACAAATCTTTATTCTGTACACTTTGATGAAAAGTATTGGAGAGACCCAGAAATATTCTATCCAGACCGATTTCTGGACAGCAATGGATATTTTGCCAAGAAGGAAGCTTTTGTTCCCTTTTCCCTAG GGAGAAGACATTGTCTTGGAGAACAGCTGGCTCGGATGGAAATGTTCCTGTTTTTTACAACATTGCTTCAGCGATTTCACTTGCATTTTCCAAATGAACTGGTTCCAAATCTGAAGCCCAGGTTAGGCATGACGTTGCAACCCCAGCCCTACCTCATCTGTGCAGAAAGACGCTGA
- the LOC103007249 gene encoding vitamin D 25-hydroxylase isoform X2: MSHACGCELSDPSPCVGSVEGSRLPRPGSEIFSLDLGGISAVVLNGYDVVKECLVHQSEIFADRPCLPLFMKMTKMGGLLNSRYGRGWVDHRKLAVNSFRCFGYGQKSFESKILEETKFFIDAIETYNGSPFDFKQLITNAVSNITNLIIFGERFTYEDTDFQHMIELFSENVELATNAAVFLYNAFPWIGILPFGKHQQLFRNAAVVYDFLSRLIEKASINRKPQLPQHFVDAYLDEMDQGKNDPSSTFSKENLIFSVGELIIAGTETTTNVLRWAILFMALYPNIQGQVQKEIDLIIGPSGTPSWDDKCKMPYTEAVLHEVLRFCNIVPLGIFHATSEDAVVRGYSIPKGTTVITNLYSVHFDEKYWRDPEIFYPDRFLDSNGYFAKKEAFVPFSLGRRHCLGEQLARMEMFLFFTTLLQRFHLHFPNELVPNLKPRLGMTLQPQPYLICAERR, encoded by the exons aTCTTCAGTTTGGATCTTGGAGGTATATCAGCTGTGGTTCTAAATGGCTATGATGTAGTAAAGGAATGCCTTGTTCATCAAAGTGAAATTTTTGCAGACAGACCATGCCTTCCTTTATTCATGAAGATGACAAAAATGGGAG gcttacTCAATTCCAGATATGGCCGAGGATGGGTTGATCACAGAAAATTAGCTGTAAACAGCTTTCGCTGTTTTGGATATGGTCAAAAGTCTTTTGAATCTAAAATCTTAGAAGAAACCAAATTTTTCATTGATGCTATTGAAACATACAATGGTAGCCCTTTTGACTTTAAACAATTAATAACAAATGCCGTTTCAAACATAACCAATCTGATCATTTTTGGAGAACGATTCACTTACGAAGACACTGATTTTCAGCACATGATTGAGTTATTTAGTGAAAATGTGGAACTAGCCACCAACGCCGCAGTCTTCCTCTATAATGCCTTTCCATGGATTGGCATCTTACCTTTTGGAAAACATCAACAACTGTTTAGAAATGCAGCTGTGGTCTATGACTTTCTCTCCAGGCTTATTGAAAAAGCTTCCATCAACAGAAAACCTCAGTTACCTCAGCATTTTGTTGATGCTTATTTAGATGAGATGGATCAAGGTAAAAATGACCCATCATCtactttctccaaagaaaacctGATTTTCTCTGTGGGTGAACTCATCATTGCTGGAACTGAAACTACAACCAATGTGCTACGGTGGGCAATTCTTTTCATGGCCCTTTATCCTAACATTCAAG GACAAGTTCAGAAAGAGATTGATTTAATTATAGGACCCAGTGGGACACCTTCTTGGGATGACAAATGCAAAATGCCTTATACCGAGGCAGTTTTACATGAAGTTTTAAGATTCTGTAATATAGTGCCGTTAGGGATTTTCCATGCAACCTCTGAGGATGCAGTTGTACGTGGTTATTCCATTCCTAAAGGCACAACAGTAATTACAAATCTTTATTCTGTACACTTTGATGAAAAGTATTGGAGAGACCCAGAAATATTCTATCCAGACCGATTTCTGGACAGCAATGGATATTTTGCCAAGAAGGAAGCTTTTGTTCCCTTTTCCCTAG GGAGAAGACATTGTCTTGGAGAACAGCTGGCTCGGATGGAAATGTTCCTGTTTTTTACAACATTGCTTCAGCGATTTCACTTGCATTTTCCAAATGAACTGGTTCCAAATCTGAAGCCCAGGTTAGGCATGACGTTGCAACCCCAGCCCTACCTCATCTGTGCAGAAAGACGCTGA